From Grus americana isolate bGruAme1 chromosome 22, bGruAme1.mat, whole genome shotgun sequence, the proteins below share one genomic window:
- the DAD1 gene encoding dolichyl-diphosphooligosaccharide--protein glycosyltransferase subunit DAD1, which yields MSGAAGAGSVGSVVRRFLAEYGSGTPSRLKVLDAYLLYVLLTGALQFGYCLGVGTFPFNSFLSGFISAVGSFILGVCLRIQINPQNKGEFQGISPERAFADFLFANTILHLVVINFVG from the exons ATGTCGGGCGCGGCGGGTGCGGGCTCGGTGGGCTCGGTGGTGCGGCGCTTCCTCGCGGAGTACGGCAGCGGCACGCCCAGCCGCCTCAAGGTGCTGGATGCCTACCTTCTCTACGTACTGCTCACCGGGGCGCTCCAGTTCGGCTACTGCCTCGGCGTCGGCACCTTCCCCTTCAACTCCTTCCTCAGCGGCTTCATCTCCGCCGTCGGCAGCTTCATCCTCGGCG TTTGCCTCCGGATCCAGATCAACCCCCAGAACAAAGGCGAGTTCCAAGGCATTTCACCAGAGCGGGCATTTGCCGATTTCCTCTTTGCCAACACCATCCTCCATCTCGTTGTCATCAATTTTGTGGGCTGA